The following are encoded together in the Mammaliicoccus vitulinus genome:
- the guaA gene encoding glutamine-hydrolyzing GMP synthase → MEMAFEQELILVLDFGSQYNQLITRRIREMGVYSELHDHEISIEEIKKMNPKGIILSGGPNSVYEEGSFTINPEIFELGIPVLGICYGMQLMTKLLGGSVERASEREYGKATLNVKSDDDLFFSLPESQTVWMSHSDKVIDIPENFEIIADSPSCQNAAIEDKSRKLYGVQFHPEVRHTEYGNDLLRNFIRRVCDCTSNWTMENFVDIEVEKIREQVGDRRVLCAMSGGVDSSVVAVLLHKAIGDQLTCIFVDHGLLRKGEGDMVMENFGEGFNMNIIRVDAKERFMSKLTGVSDPEQKRKIIGNEFVYVFDDEASKLEGVDFLAQGTLYTDIIESGTKTAQTIKSHHNVGGLPEDMQFQLIEPINTLFKDEVRALGIELGIPEHLVWRQPFPGPGLGIRVLGEITEDKLEIVRESDAILREVVSEEGLERDIWQYFTVLPDIRSVGVMGDYRTYDYTIGVRAVTSIDGMTSDFARIDWEVLQKVSSRIVNEVDHVNRVVYDITSKPPSTIEWE, encoded by the coding sequence ATGGAAATGGCTTTTGAACAAGAGTTAATTCTTGTATTGGACTTTGGTAGTCAATATAACCAATTGATTACGCGTCGTATAAGAGAGATGGGCGTTTATAGTGAACTACACGACCATGAAATCTCAATTGAAGAAATTAAAAAAATGAATCCTAAAGGTATTATCCTTTCAGGAGGACCTAATTCAGTTTATGAAGAAGGATCATTTACAATTAATCCTGAAATATTTGAACTAGGCATCCCTGTATTAGGTATTTGTTACGGAATGCAATTAATGACAAAATTATTAGGTGGTTCTGTAGAAAGAGCTAGTGAACGTGAATATGGTAAAGCAACATTAAACGTTAAATCAGATGATGATTTATTCTTTAGCTTACCTGAGAGTCAAACAGTTTGGATGAGTCACAGTGACAAAGTTATCGATATCCCAGAAAACTTTGAAATCATTGCAGATAGCCCAAGTTGTCAAAATGCAGCAATCGAAGATAAATCAAGAAAATTATACGGTGTTCAATTCCACCCAGAAGTACGTCACACTGAATATGGTAATGACTTATTGAGAAACTTTATTCGTCGTGTGTGTGATTGTACAAGTAATTGGACGATGGAAAACTTTGTTGATATCGAAGTAGAAAAAATTAGAGAACAAGTTGGAGATCGTCGCGTTTTATGTGCGATGAGTGGCGGTGTTGATTCATCAGTCGTAGCAGTGTTACTTCATAAAGCTATCGGTGATCAACTAACATGTATTTTCGTAGACCATGGACTTCTTAGAAAAGGAGAAGGTGACATGGTAATGGAAAACTTTGGTGAAGGATTCAACATGAATATCATCAGAGTAGACGCTAAAGAACGTTTCATGAGCAAATTAACAGGCGTATCAGACCCTGAACAGAAACGTAAAATCATCGGGAATGAATTCGTATATGTGTTTGATGACGAAGCCTCTAAACTTGAAGGTGTAGACTTCCTTGCACAAGGAACACTTTATACAGATATTATCGAATCAGGAACAAAAACTGCACAAACAATTAAATCACACCATAACGTAGGTGGATTACCAGAAGATATGCAGTTCCAATTAATTGAACCAATTAATACACTGTTTAAAGACGAAGTACGCGCACTAGGAATAGAATTAGGCATACCAGAACATTTAGTATGGCGCCAACCATTCCCAGGACCAGGACTAGGTATCCGTGTGTTAGGTGAAATTACAGAAGATAAATTAGAAATCGTGAGAGAATCTGACGCTATACTTAGAGAAGTTGTAAGTGAAGAAGGTCTAGAAAGAGATATTTGGCAATACTTTACAGTATTACCAGACATCCGTTCAGTAGGTGTTATGGGAGATTATCGTACATATGACTATACAATCGGTGTGCGCGCAGTAACATCAATAGACGGTATGACAAGCGACTTCGCAAGAATCGATTGGGAAGTGTTACAAAAAGTATCAAGCCGTATCGTAAACGAAGTAGACCACGTAAACAGAGTCGTCTATGACATTACATCTAAGCCCCCAAGTACAATAGAATGGGAATAA
- a CDS encoding alpha/beta hydrolase — MEYFLQENPNSDTLIVLFHGTGGNQYQLLPFSGALFPEANVLSMQGSVGEGKERRFFAPLNHNELDRDDFNKQTESFVEFWNSFTKAYTFKNVIFLGYSNGANFILGILEHSIVNVDRILLLHPSDLAYNINKSYQDTSLIITTGSNDYLTVPGKVKALSKALQPKFKDVQFELLDGGHELDEPEITLLKTIL, encoded by the coding sequence ATGGAATATTTCTTACAAGAAAACCCAAACTCTGATACTTTAATTGTACTTTTCCATGGTACCGGAGGCAATCAATACCAACTCTTACCTTTTTCAGGAGCGTTATTTCCTGAAGCTAATGTATTAAGCATGCAAGGTAGTGTTGGCGAAGGTAAAGAAAGACGATTTTTTGCACCCCTTAATCATAATGAATTAGATAGAGATGATTTTAATAAACAGACGGAATCCTTTGTTGAATTTTGGAATTCATTTACTAAGGCATATACTTTTAAAAATGTGATATTCCTAGGTTATTCTAATGGTGCCAACTTCATACTAGGCATACTTGAACACAGCATTGTAAATGTCGATCGTATTCTATTACTTCATCCTTCTGATTTAGCATACAATATCAATAAAAGTTATCAAGATACATCGCTTATTATCACGACTGGTTCAAACGACTATTTAACTGTACCCGGTAAAGTGAAAGCATTATCCAAAGCCCTTCAACCAAAGTTTAAAGACGTTCAATTTGAACTTTTAGACGGCGGGCATGAATTAGACGAACCTGAAATCACATTATTAAAAACAATCCTCTAA
- a CDS encoding VOC family protein: MNRDSIIHHVSIINHDAEQSFNFYRNILGLNLLMKTVNQENYEMYHIFFADKYGRPGTEVTLFEMKEGKDNQFGANAFDRLLFKVPSVESLKYWEQRFNQFDVCHYGIESYTDRSLIRFEGPDATPLGLIVMTEHEDIGHFNRDENSIVPFEHQILALDSVHARVRYPEASKQHFQSMYNWEDYGQTTFFDTDLTVNILHNNNRHMYHEIHFIYDTFNPIEDQGFGGIHHVAISTETEDTLKDIETSLDKLNMIHSPIKNRGFFKSIYYQDPNQLLFEVATLTLNMKAIAFEEKAFQDIPLYLPEHLEEKRSFIEKQLKKGNTYL; this comes from the coding sequence ATGAATCGCGATTCAATTATACACCATGTATCGATTATTAATCACGATGCAGAACAATCATTTAATTTTTACCGTAATATTTTAGGCTTAAATTTACTCATGAAAACTGTTAATCAAGAGAACTATGAAATGTATCATATATTCTTCGCAGATAAATATGGTCGACCTGGAACTGAAGTGACTTTATTTGAAATGAAAGAAGGAAAGGATAATCAATTCGGAGCCAATGCTTTCGATCGATTACTTTTTAAAGTGCCATCAGTAGAATCGTTAAAATACTGGGAACAAAGATTTAATCAATTTGATGTCTGTCATTATGGAATAGAAAGTTACACTGACCGCAGTCTAATTCGCTTTGAAGGACCAGATGCAACACCACTTGGTTTAATCGTGATGACAGAACATGAAGATATAGGTCATTTCAATAGAGACGAGAACAGCATTGTTCCTTTCGAACACCAAATACTCGCTTTAGATTCAGTCCATGCTAGAGTGAGATATCCAGAAGCAAGTAAACAACATTTCCAAAGCATGTACAATTGGGAAGACTATGGCCAAACAACATTCTTTGATACAGATCTAACTGTTAACATATTGCATAACAATAATCGTCATATGTACCATGAAATACATTTTATATATGACACATTTAATCCAATAGAAGATCAAGGATTTGGAGGTATACATCACGTCGCGATATCTACAGAAACGGAAGATACTTTAAAAGACATCGAAACATCATTAGACAAATTAAACATGATACATTCACCAATAAAAAACAGAGGATTTTTCAAATCTATATATTATCAAGACCCAAATCAACTCTTGTTTGAAGTCGCAACATTAACACTTAATATGAAAGCAATAGCATTTGAAGAAAAGGCATTCCAAGACATCCCACTATACTTACCAGAACACCTTGAAGAAAAACGATCATTTATCGAAAAGCAATTAAAGAAAGGGAATACATATCTGTAA
- a CDS encoding DMT family transporter, which produces MNWLKIIIGAIFEVGWVVGLTHASNTFEWFLTIVAIVVSFYLLINASKQLPVGTSYAVYVGLGATGVTIADFAFFGEPVVIGKVILIVMLIIGVVGLKLVTHEEEGV; this is translated from the coding sequence ATGAATTGGTTAAAAATTATTATCGGTGCGATATTTGAAGTGGGCTGGGTAGTCGGTCTAACACATGCGAGCAATACGTTTGAATGGTTCTTAACGATTGTTGCCATTGTAGTGAGCTTTTATTTACTCATTAATGCATCAAAACAACTGCCGGTTGGGACTTCCTATGCTGTATATGTAGGTCTTGGAGCAACAGGTGTTACGATTGCGGATTTCGCTTTCTTTGGTGAACCTGTTGTAATAGGTAAAGTCATATTAATCGTGATGTTGATTATTGGTGTTGTCGGATTGAAACTTGTGACACATGAAGAGGAGGGTGTTTAA
- a CDS encoding helix-turn-helix domain-containing protein: MKILNQTGYRIKQRREELGYSTYQLAKLMNVNQSTISRYETGQTAKLTPTVVEKLSIALSTTPAYIMGWVNVPEAYEDEEDSQIINESIQLLRSLDKDKKRQVYHYIQEISSE, from the coding sequence GTGAAAATATTGAATCAAACAGGATATCGCATTAAACAAAGACGAGAAGAACTTGGATACAGCACATATCAATTAGCAAAACTTATGAACGTAAACCAATCAACCATTTCAAGATATGAAACCGGACAAACAGCCAAATTGACGCCGACCGTTGTCGAAAAATTATCAATCGCGCTCTCTACCACACCAGCATATATTATGGGCTGGGTAAACGTACCAGAAGCATACGAAGACGAAGAAGATTCTCAAATTATAAATGAGTCCATTCAACTTTTAAGATCATTAGACAAAGATAAAAAGAGACAAGTTTATCATTATATTCAAGAGATTTCTTCAGAGTAG
- a CDS encoding acyl-CoA thioesterase codes for MNHFKHPNESRVVSTDQVLVNDLNNYNTLFGGVLMKKLDNNATLSARRHARVKECVTASTDSIDFLVPIRQTDSVCIESFVSYTGNKSMEIFCKVIAEDMLTGERKIAATAFLTFVALDTDKRPITVPSIVPESKEELFLFESGSKRANMRRQRREHSQELTEIIGLEKPWERIKEGSY; via the coding sequence ATGAATCATTTTAAACATCCCAATGAAAGCAGAGTAGTAAGCACGGATCAAGTTTTAGTAAACGATTTGAATAATTATAATACGTTGTTCGGAGGCGTATTAATGAAAAAGCTAGATAATAATGCTACTTTATCAGCTAGAAGACATGCAAGAGTCAAAGAATGTGTGACAGCATCAACAGATTCTATTGATTTCTTAGTACCTATTAGACAAACGGATTCAGTTTGTATTGAATCTTTCGTGTCATACACAGGGAATAAGTCCATGGAAATCTTTTGTAAAGTAATTGCTGAAGATATGTTAACAGGAGAAAGAAAGATAGCAGCTACAGCATTTTTAACTTTCGTAGCTTTAGATACTGACAAGAGACCTATTACAGTACCATCTATTGTTCCAGAATCAAAAGAAGAATTATTCTTATTTGAATCAGGGAGCAAACGAGCAAATATGAGACGACAAAGAAGAGAGCATAGCCAAGAATTAACAGAAATTATTGGTTTAGAAAAACCTTGGGAAAGAATTAAAGAAGGGAGTTATTAA
- a CDS encoding helix-turn-helix domain-containing protein — protein MNLSKQIIHLRKEFNLSQEDLAEKVFVSRQSISNWERGKSYPDIESLLLLSNIFDVSLDHLVKGDVNMMKREMNRKEFDKWSKLMMLFLALAAISFIPSMMFPDMYGLVIPFILWLIGMFYSYKVEHFKGKHNIKAYSQIMDYMDGKDVKTIRERTKKVKIKDRIVAIVTPFIFAMIAFLIGYYGMKIIGL, from the coding sequence ATGAACTTAAGTAAGCAAATTATTCATTTAAGAAAAGAGTTTAATTTATCTCAAGAAGATTTAGCAGAAAAAGTATTTGTGAGTAGGCAGTCTATTTCTAATTGGGAACGGGGTAAAAGTTACCCTGATATAGAATCTTTATTGCTTTTGAGTAATATTTTTGATGTTTCCTTAGATCATCTAGTAAAAGGAGACGTAAATATGATGAAGAGAGAAATGAATAGAAAAGAATTTGATAAGTGGTCTAAATTGATGATGCTATTTTTAGCGTTGGCAGCTATATCATTTATACCGAGTATGATGTTTCCAGATATGTATGGACTCGTAATACCTTTTATATTGTGGTTAATAGGTATGTTTTATAGTTATAAAGTAGAGCATTTTAAAGGAAAACATAATATTAAAGCTTATAGTCAGATTATGGATTATATGGATGGTAAAGATGTAAAAACAATTCGTGAAAGAACGAAGAAAGTTAAAATTAAAGATAGAATTGTAGCAATTGTGACACCTTTTATTTTCGCGATGATAGCTTTTTTAATTGGATACTATGGCATGAAAATTATCGGGTTATAA
- the guaB gene encoding IMP dehydrogenase has translation MWENKFQKEGLTFDDVLLVPAKSEVLPSDVDLSVSLSKNIKLNIPIISAGMDTVTEAKMAIAMARQGGLGVIHKNMSIEHQADEVQKVKRSENGVITNPFYLTPDEQVYAAEALMSKYRISGVPIVKNDEDMELVGIITNRDLRFIENFSIKISDVMTKENLVTSPVGTTLEEAEEILQKYKIEKLPLITNEGKLKGLITIKDIEKVIEFPYAAKDKEGRLLVAAALGIAKDTPIRAQKLVEAGADALVIDTAHGHSKGVLNVVKEISQSYPEVTIIAGNVATQEGTKALFEAGADVVKVGIGPGSICTTRVVAGVGVPQITAIYDCATEARKHGKAIIADGGIKFSGDIAKALAAGGNAVMLGSLLAGTEESPGQTEIFQGRQYKVYRGMGSLGAMEQGSKDRYFQEDTTAKKFVPEGIEGRIDFKGPLQDTIYQLTGGIKSGMGYTGSANLEALREEAQFIRMTGAGLKESHPHDVQITKEAPNYSF, from the coding sequence ATGTGGGAAAACAAATTTCAAAAAGAAGGTTTAACGTTCGATGATGTATTACTAGTACCAGCAAAATCTGAGGTATTACCAAGTGATGTAGATTTGAGTGTGTCACTATCTAAGAATATTAAGTTAAATATTCCGATTATCTCAGCTGGTATGGATACAGTTACTGAAGCTAAAATGGCTATCGCTATGGCTAGACAAGGTGGCTTAGGTGTTATTCATAAGAATATGTCTATCGAACATCAAGCAGACGAAGTACAAAAAGTTAAACGTTCTGAAAATGGTGTCATTACAAATCCATTCTACTTAACGCCTGACGAACAAGTATATGCAGCAGAAGCATTAATGAGTAAATATCGTATTTCTGGTGTACCTATTGTTAAGAACGATGAAGATATGGAACTTGTAGGTATTATTACGAATCGTGATTTAAGATTTATTGAAAACTTCTCAATCAAAATTTCAGATGTTATGACTAAAGAAAATTTAGTTACATCTCCAGTTGGAACGACGCTAGAAGAAGCAGAAGAAATTTTACAAAAATATAAAATCGAAAAACTTCCATTAATTACTAACGAAGGTAAACTTAAAGGGCTTATTACAATTAAAGATATTGAAAAAGTGATTGAATTCCCTTATGCAGCTAAAGATAAAGAAGGTCGTCTTCTTGTTGCAGCAGCTTTAGGTATTGCTAAAGATACACCAATTCGTGCTCAAAAATTAGTAGAAGCTGGAGCGGATGCTCTTGTTATTGATACTGCACATGGTCACTCTAAAGGTGTATTAAATGTAGTTAAAGAAATTAGTCAATCTTATCCAGAAGTAACAATCATTGCAGGTAACGTAGCAACTCAAGAAGGTACAAAAGCGTTATTTGAAGCGGGAGCAGATGTCGTTAAAGTTGGTATCGGACCAGGGTCTATCTGTACAACTCGTGTTGTTGCTGGTGTGGGTGTACCACAAATTACAGCAATTTATGATTGTGCAACGGAAGCTCGTAAACATGGTAAAGCGATTATTGCAGATGGTGGCATTAAGTTCTCAGGAGATATTGCTAAAGCATTAGCTGCAGGCGGTAACGCTGTAATGTTAGGTAGCTTACTTGCTGGTACAGAAGAAAGCCCAGGACAAACTGAAATCTTCCAAGGACGTCAATACAAAGTATATCGTGGTATGGGTTCACTTGGCGCAATGGAACAAGGTTCGAAAGACCGTTACTTCCAAGAAGACACAACTGCTAAGAAATTCGTTCCAGAAGGTATTGAAGGTAGAATCGACTTTAAAGGACCGTTACAAGATACAATCTATCAATTAACTGGCGGTATTAAGAGTGGTATGGGTTACACTGGTTCAGCTAATTTAGAAGCGCTAAGAGAAGAAGCTCAGTTTATTAGAATGACTGGCGCAGGACTAAAAGAATCACATCCACATGATGTTCAAATTACTAAAGAAGCACCAAACTACTCATTTTAA
- a CDS encoding LysR substrate-binding domain-containing protein, with the protein MEIKQMQYFIEVAKFKSMTKASENLYITQPTISNSIKLLEEELSVELFDRSKRQIVLTDAGKVFYKICKDFLKMYENIPVELNNLLEIEEGHVRIGIPTIMNVNRFTKLISEFHQLYPNVTFHILEDGSKRIEDEILKDDLDIGITVLPTDNSLFNSFFFFSEELKVVVNKNHCMADQQSIDLNKLANESFILFNSDYYLNDRIKQCCRMSGFIPNIISESTQWTFIEQMILSDLGICILPSSITDLLHEDLKSISISNLNIGWELAIIWKKEGYQNHITKKLLEFLQDRFLLNG; encoded by the coding sequence GTGGAGATAAAACAAATGCAATATTTTATAGAAGTTGCGAAGTTCAAGAGTATGACAAAAGCCTCAGAGAATTTATATATTACGCAGCCTACAATTAGTAATTCAATTAAGTTGTTAGAAGAGGAATTAAGTGTAGAGTTGTTTGATCGTTCTAAGAGACAGATTGTTTTAACGGATGCTGGGAAGGTCTTTTATAAAATATGTAAGGACTTTTTAAAGATGTATGAAAATATTCCTGTTGAGTTAAATAATTTATTAGAAATTGAAGAAGGTCATGTCAGAATTGGGATTCCTACAATTATGAATGTGAATAGGTTTACTAAGCTTATTTCTGAATTCCATCAACTATATCCTAATGTTACTTTTCACATTTTAGAAGATGGTAGTAAAAGAATTGAAGATGAGATTTTAAAGGATGATTTAGATATAGGCATTACTGTATTGCCTACGGATAATAGTTTGTTTAATTCATTCTTCTTCTTCAGTGAAGAGTTGAAAGTGGTCGTGAATAAAAATCATTGTATGGCAGATCAACAATCTATTGATCTTAATAAACTAGCAAATGAGAGTTTTATTCTGTTTAATTCAGATTATTATTTAAATGACCGTATTAAGCAGTGTTGTAGGATGTCAGGTTTCATTCCTAATATTATATCTGAAAGTACACAATGGACTTTCATTGAACAGATGATTTTATCGGATTTAGGTATATGTATATTACCTTCAAGCATTACGGATTTACTCCATGAAGACTTAAAAAGCATTAGCATTAGCAATTTAAATATAGGCTGGGAATTAGCGATTATTTGGAAAAAAGAAGGCTATCAAAATCATATTACTAAAAAATTACTTGAATTCTTACAAGACAGATTCCTTTTAAACGGCTAA
- a CDS encoding TcaA NTF2-like domain-containing protein — translation MKYCKNCGKELTEEQKVCTKCGMPVNQQNKTEQPKEQKKMSKKTIIIIAIIALLLLLIFAVYKVFDSKLSPVNEAKEISTDIKKGNTKNLKDHLKFNNRNLNQTESRAFYDYIVEADSSDRFADEVESKVKEMQENDEQSTSINADDEAVIQVKKKGKKYGIFDNYDFEVVKESVSINPDTDSTITYEYDGKKQKIKLVEDNEKMFATLPIGNYNLKATKEQGNKKFEGEVIVNMATSYEAIENFKQKNIAVNIDSEYSYGDEDVNIYINGKDRGTYDSYNETVYGPFLPDEKVEVYAETTVNDKTFKTDTVNVDKAEDGEDEITVDLSFDDEAIKDYEENEDLKEDVQTFMEDYIDALNEAYEEEDYMYVSSYIKSSSDTADHIENVVEDGGGTEFSSLEVTKYDKKGKTITIETTKEDQDGDSIKSKYVLDYDSTFSEFKIKDYTDI, via the coding sequence ATGAAATATTGTAAAAATTGTGGGAAAGAACTGACTGAAGAACAAAAGGTATGTACGAAATGTGGTATGCCTGTCAACCAACAGAATAAGACTGAACAACCTAAAGAACAAAAGAAAATGAGCAAGAAAACGATTATAATCATAGCGATTATAGCTTTATTACTTTTATTAATATTTGCAGTTTATAAAGTGTTTGATTCTAAATTATCTCCAGTGAATGAAGCTAAAGAAATTTCTACAGATATTAAAAAAGGAAACACAAAAAACTTAAAAGACCATTTGAAATTTAATAATCGTAATCTCAATCAAACTGAAAGTAGAGCTTTTTACGATTACATAGTTGAAGCGGATAGTTCAGACCGATTTGCTGATGAAGTTGAAAGCAAAGTAAAAGAAATGCAAGAAAATGATGAACAAAGTACGTCTATCAACGCGGATGACGAAGCCGTTATTCAAGTAAAGAAAAAAGGTAAAAAGTATGGCATCTTTGATAATTATGACTTTGAAGTTGTAAAAGAAAGTGTTTCAATCAACCCAGATACTGATAGTACGATTACTTACGAATACGATGGAAAAAAACAAAAAATTAAACTTGTAGAAGATAATGAAAAAATGTTTGCTACGCTTCCAATAGGAAATTACAATTTGAAAGCGACTAAAGAACAAGGCAATAAGAAGTTTGAAGGTGAAGTCATTGTGAATATGGCGACTTCGTATGAAGCAATAGAGAACTTTAAACAAAAAAATATTGCCGTTAATATTGATTCAGAATATAGTTATGGCGATGAAGATGTAAATATTTATATTAATGGTAAGGATAGAGGTACATACGATTCTTATAATGAAACAGTTTATGGACCTTTCTTACCAGATGAAAAAGTAGAAGTATATGCCGAAACAACAGTAAATGACAAAACGTTTAAAACAGACACAGTAAATGTTGATAAAGCTGAAGACGGCGAAGATGAAATTACAGTAGATCTTTCATTTGATGATGAAGCAATCAAAGACTATGAAGAGAACGAAGACCTTAAAGAAGATGTGCAAACATTTATGGAAGACTATATAGATGCGTTGAACGAAGCATATGAAGAAGAAGACTATATGTACGTATCAAGTTATATCAAGAGTAGTTCAGACACAGCTGATCATATAGAAAATGTTGTTGAAGATGGTGGAGGTACTGAATTCTCATCATTAGAAGTAACAAAGTATGATAAAAAAGGTAAAACAATCACAATTGAGACTACAAAAGAAGATCAAGATGGCGACAGTATAAAATCTAAATATGTTTTAGATTATGATTCGACATTCTCTGAATTTAAAATTAAAGATTATACAGATATTTAA
- a CDS encoding antibiotic biosynthesis monooxygenase family protein, producing MFIAQATFSTKDSDAKSILNNKMSHAKQDFEGFEGFIDAEVWKSEAGSKLEYAIVSKWHDKKDFQAWISRPAHVEEHKNMSKEAKEQAEATSPKIEKQIKKYELMD from the coding sequence ATGTTTATCGCACAAGCAACGTTTTCAACTAAAGATTCGGATGCAAAGTCTATCTTAAATAATAAGATGAGTCATGCTAAACAAGACTTTGAAGGCTTTGAAGGTTTCATTGATGCAGAAGTATGGAAGTCGGAAGCGGGAAGCAAATTAGAGTATGCAATTGTTTCTAAATGGCATGACAAAAAAGACTTTCAAGCTTGGATTTCTAGACCGGCTCATGTTGAAGAACATAAAAATATGAGTAAAGAGGCTAAGGAACAAGCTGAAGCGACAAGTCCAAAAATTGAAAAACAAATCAAAAAATACGAACTGATGGATTAA
- a CDS encoding DMT family transporter produces the protein MAWLVLVMAGLFEMLGVLFINIYAKRNDISSLLGLALFFSLSFICLSIAMNTIPMSTSYAVWTGIGAVGGALLGIIFYGESKEYKRILFIGIILASTIGLKLIS, from the coding sequence ATGGCGTGGTTAGTATTGGTGATGGCAGGACTTTTTGAAATGTTAGGGGTCTTATTCATAAATATATATGCAAAACGTAATGATATTTCTTCTTTATTAGGGTTAGCACTATTCTTCTCATTGAGTTTCATTTGTTTATCAATAGCAATGAATACAATACCGATGAGCACGAGTTATGCAGTGTGGACAGGTATCGGTGCAGTAGGCGGCGCTTTATTGGGAATCATATTCTACGGTGAGTCTAAAGAATATAAGCGCATCTTATTTATAGGCATTATATTAGCAAGTACGATAGGGTTAAAATTAATAAGTTAA
- a CDS encoding zinc ribbon domain-containing protein: MNCPKCGSAVTQDDRFCGECGEKLTQTDGNTTIAAPNNNNEKVEKFKSSLNTYKKDTLNESKGFFKNIFTRLDQEVMSQHTYSYKFIASLVGAGLLLLLIFLLILVPADLGMWEPSKSSIVFRILITSVVSLAVLFGITLGIIKILNVNLSVHKVLSDFIAFNLFSTVFFFLGMLFMAIKVPSFAAILIILSLLLFVISPIYLMTKYSNHNNMRMAVIYGILIYFVIIAIILRILVERSMSSSLEILDSLLNGY, from the coding sequence GTGAATTGTCCAAAGTGTGGATCAGCAGTGACGCAAGATGACAGATTTTGCGGTGAGTGCGGAGAAAAGTTAACTCAGACAGATGGAAATACAACTATCGCTGCACCAAATAACAATAATGAGAAAGTAGAAAAGTTTAAGAGTTCTTTGAACACATATAAAAAGGATACTTTAAATGAGAGCAAAGGATTTTTTAAAAATATTTTCACCAGGTTAGATCAAGAAGTGATGAGCCAACATACATATAGTTATAAGTTTATAGCTTCATTAGTAGGTGCGGGACTGCTGTTATTATTAATCTTTTTATTGATTTTAGTGCCTGCTGATCTTGGAATGTGGGAACCTTCTAAATCAAGTATTGTGTTTAGAATACTCATTACTTCAGTTGTATCTTTAGCCGTGTTATTCGGTATTACATTAGGAATTATAAAAATATTAAACGTCAATTTAAGTGTACATAAAGTATTATCTGATTTTATAGCTTTCAATTTATTTTCAACGGTATTTTTCTTCTTAGGTATGCTGTTCATGGCGATTAAAGTGCCTAGCTTTGCGGCAATATTAATCATACTAAGTTTATTATTGTTCGTGATATCACCTATTTACTTAATGACGAAATACAGTAATCATAACAACATGCGTATGGCAGTTATTTATGGCATTTTGATTTATTTTGTTATCATAGCAATTATTTTACGCATATTAGTGGAAAGATCGATGTCGAGTTCATTAGAAATACTTGATTCGTTATTAAATGGTTATTAG